A single Nycticebus coucang isolate mNycCou1 chromosome 16, mNycCou1.pri, whole genome shotgun sequence DNA region contains:
- the CEP19 gene encoding centrosomal protein of 19 kDa has protein sequence MFIRFPLIHPEVYVGMMYTAKKCGIKFQPPAIILIYENEIKGKSRQRIMPIRNFSKFSDCSRAAEQLKNNPRHKSYLEQVSLRQLEKLFSFLRGYLWGQSLAETIEQIQRETTIDPEEDLNKLDDKELAKRKSIMDELFEKNQKKKDDPNFVYDVEVEFPQDEQVQSCGWDTESADEF, from the exons ATGTTCATCAGATTTCCTCTGATTCACCCTGAAGTGTATGTGGGAATGATGTACACTGCCAAGAAATGCGGGATTAAATTCCAGCCTCCAGCTATTATCTTAATCTATGAGAATGAAATCAAGGGGAAAAGTCGCCAGCGCATTATGCCAATCCGAAACTTTTCAAAGTTTTCAG ACTGCTCCAGAGCTGCTGAACAATTAAAGAATAATCCACGACACAAGAGTTACCTGGAACAAGTATCCCTGAGGCAGCTGGAgaagttatttagttttttaCGAGGTTACTTGTGGGGACAGAGTTTGGCAGAAACAATAGAACAAATTCAACGGGAAACAACCATTGATCCTGAGGAAGACCTGAACAAACTAGATGACAAGGAACTTGCCAAAAGGAAGAGCATCATGGATGAACTTTTTGAGAAAAATCAGAAGAAGAAagatgatcccaattttgtttATGATGTTGAGGTTGAGTTCCCACAGGATGAACAAGTGCAGTCCTGTGGCTGGGACACAGAGTCAGCTGATGAGTTCTGA